In one Haloplanus salinus genomic region, the following are encoded:
- a CDS encoding heme-binding protein: protein MREPPQTDEGWYALHDFRRIDWAAWRDAPERERESAIEEGVEYLDAHEAVEDAADGASAVFATVGHKADLLIVHLRPTLDALSTAERRFDRTALGSFTEQSTSYVSVTEVSGYVSDAYFADDEEETDEGLKRYIEGKLEPSIPDDGYACFYPMSRTLGGEDSWYDLPYERRQEMMEEHGRHGREFGGRVKQIVCSSVGLDDWEWGVTLFADEPTDLKDIVYELRYDEASARYSEFGPFYVGRRFPPSDLRAFLAGDPVPTDDADAHTHADADEGDDAPVHSADADAAEGDDEDDDIRGELEDLDIYAGKPHGEDVYATVLYSEAGADGLFEEVDGLRSNFDHYDTHVKTAVYDALERDRRAVVSIWDTASAADTAAGFLAELPGIVSRAGEESGFGTMGMFYTVKPEHREDFVEKFETVGGLLGEMDGHGETDLMINLEDENDMFIASQWRSKEDAMAFFRSDEFSDTVSWGRDVLADRPRHVFLA from the coding sequence ATGCGCGAACCACCCCAGACGGACGAAGGCTGGTACGCACTGCACGACTTCCGTCGGATCGACTGGGCGGCGTGGCGTGACGCCCCCGAGCGCGAGCGGGAGTCGGCCATCGAGGAGGGCGTCGAGTATCTCGACGCCCACGAGGCCGTCGAAGACGCCGCCGACGGCGCCTCGGCCGTCTTCGCTACGGTCGGCCACAAGGCGGATCTGCTGATCGTCCACCTGCGGCCCACCCTCGACGCGCTGTCGACGGCCGAACGGCGCTTCGACCGCACGGCGCTCGGCAGCTTCACCGAGCAGTCCACCTCCTACGTCTCCGTCACGGAGGTGAGCGGCTACGTCTCGGACGCCTACTTCGCAGACGACGAGGAGGAGACCGACGAGGGACTCAAGCGGTATATAGAGGGGAAACTCGAACCGTCGATTCCCGACGACGGGTACGCCTGTTTCTACCCGATGAGCCGGACCCTCGGCGGCGAGGACAGCTGGTACGACCTGCCGTACGAGCGCCGTCAGGAGATGATGGAAGAACACGGGCGACACGGCCGCGAGTTCGGCGGTCGGGTCAAACAGATCGTCTGCTCCTCCGTCGGTCTCGACGACTGGGAGTGGGGCGTGACGCTCTTCGCCGACGAGCCGACGGATCTGAAAGACATCGTCTACGAACTCCGGTACGACGAGGCGAGCGCCCGCTACAGCGAGTTCGGGCCGTTCTACGTCGGCCGGCGGTTCCCGCCGAGCGACCTCCGCGCCTTCCTAGCGGGCGATCCGGTGCCGACGGACGACGCCGACGCCCACACCCACGCCGATGCCGACGAGGGTGACGACGCCCCCGTCCACTCGGCGGACGCTGACGCGGCCGAGGGCGACGACGAGGACGACGACATCCGCGGCGAACTCGAGGACTTGGACATCTACGCCGGCAAGCCCCACGGCGAGGACGTGTACGCGACGGTGCTCTACTCCGAGGCCGGGGCTGACGGGCTCTTCGAGGAGGTGGACGGCCTGCGGTCGAACTTCGACCACTACGACACGCACGTCAAGACGGCGGTGTACGACGCCCTGGAGCGGGACCGGCGGGCGGTCGTGAGCATCTGGGACACCGCGAGCGCGGCGGACACCGCCGCCGGCTTCCTCGCCGAACTCCCCGGCATCGTCAGTCGGGCTGGCGAGGAGTCCGGCTTCGGAACCATGGGGATGTTCTACACCGTCAAACCCGAGCACCGCGAGGACTTCGTCGAGAAGTTCGAGACGGTCGGCGGCCTCCTCGGCGAGATGGACGGTCACGGCGAGACGGATCTGATGATCAACCTCGAAGACGAGAACGACATGTTCATCGCCAGCCAATGGCGCTCGAAGGAGGACGCGATGGCCTTCTTCCGCTCGGACGAGTTCTCGGACACCGTCTCGTGGGGGCGTGACGTGCTTGCCGACCGGCCGCGACACGTCTTCCTCGCCTGA
- a CDS encoding NAD+ synthase has product MSNESLILEESAPLDLRLSEAELAATREHVTAFVESVVDDAGAEGAVLGLSGGIDSTLTAHLAVEALGADRVHGLVMPSGVNTAGNMSDAERVARDLGIGYDVVDIDPIFDAFVEAFPEEDTGDRIDTDPLRTAAGNVRVRIRAVLNYFVANAENRVVLGTGNRSEALTGYYTKYGDQAVDCNPIGNLYKQQVRQLAAHVGVDDDLVTKTPSAEMWTGQTDETEMGLSYDTLDAILALHVDGPLSKSATVRQLDVTTEQVDRVVDLFERSAHKRAMPPAPDPLYR; this is encoded by the coding sequence ATGAGCAACGAATCCCTCATTCTGGAAGAGTCGGCCCCGCTCGACCTCCGCCTCTCGGAGGCGGAACTGGCTGCGACGCGGGAACACGTCACTGCGTTCGTCGAGTCCGTCGTCGACGACGCCGGCGCCGAGGGGGCGGTGCTCGGCCTCTCGGGCGGCATCGACAGCACGCTGACGGCCCACCTCGCGGTCGAAGCGCTAGGGGCGGACCGCGTCCACGGCCTCGTGATGCCGAGCGGCGTGAATACGGCTGGCAACATGAGCGACGCCGAACGCGTGGCTCGTGACCTCGGTATCGGGTACGACGTCGTCGACATCGACCCCATCTTCGACGCCTTCGTCGAGGCGTTCCCCGAGGAGGACACCGGCGACCGGATCGACACCGACCCGCTCCGAACCGCGGCGGGGAACGTCCGAGTCCGGATTCGGGCGGTCCTCAACTACTTCGTCGCCAACGCGGAGAATCGGGTCGTCCTCGGGACGGGTAACCGGAGCGAGGCGCTCACCGGCTACTACACGAAGTACGGCGATCAGGCGGTCGACTGCAACCCCATCGGCAACCTCTACAAACAGCAGGTGCGACAACTGGCCGCACACGTCGGCGTCGACGACGACCTAGTGACGAAGACGCCGTCGGCGGAGATGTGGACCGGACAGACCGACGAGACGGAGATGGGGCTGAGCTACGACACGCTCGACGCGATTCTCGCGCTCCACGTCGACGGCCCGCTCTCGAAGTCGGCGACGGTCCGACAGCTCGACGTGACGACGGAACAGGTCGACCGCGTCGTCGACCTGTTCGAACGGAGCGCGCACAAGCGTGCGATGCCGCCAGCACCCGATCCGCTGTACCGATAA
- a CDS encoding Nmad3 family putative nucleotide modification protein encodes MSRAVAINVGANTTLPGFRGPVTPDGRFAYVPIPEREPTAEPVPTYDDLSVPLGVDVSDVAGRRVHLDPEFAGVYGSTAYTYGDEHGVKAGPLSTLDPGDSLFFYATLSLRGDPAEAPAFPPEWAAYLIGEFRVERAITGETYRELGDGERTRFASNAHVKRTNFDAKVLVAGTEDSRLLDRAVPLSAPEAGATAGTLVTDLSNDSGKGPWWRRVLRYDAGATARLRAVVDERQP; translated from the coding sequence ATGAGCCGGGCCGTCGCCATCAACGTCGGCGCCAACACCACCCTCCCCGGCTTCCGCGGCCCCGTCACCCCCGACGGCCGGTTCGCGTACGTCCCCATTCCCGAACGGGAGCCGACGGCCGAACCGGTGCCCACCTACGACGACCTCTCGGTCCCACTCGGCGTGGACGTGAGCGACGTGGCCGGCCGGCGCGTCCACCTCGACCCGGAGTTCGCCGGCGTCTACGGGTCGACGGCCTACACCTACGGCGACGAACACGGGGTGAAGGCGGGGCCGCTCTCGACGCTCGATCCGGGTGACTCCCTCTTTTTTTACGCGACGCTCTCGCTACGGGGTGACCCCGCCGAGGCGCCCGCCTTCCCGCCGGAGTGGGCCGCCTACCTGATCGGCGAGTTTCGGGTCGAACGCGCTATCACGGGCGAGACGTACCGCGAACTCGGCGACGGCGAGCGGACACGGTTCGCGAGTAACGCTCACGTGAAGCGCACGAACTTCGACGCGAAAGTGCTCGTGGCCGGCACCGAGGACTCCCGACTGCTGGACCGGGCGGTACCGTTGAGCGCACCCGAGGCCGGGGCGACGGCCGGGACACTCGTCACCGACCTGTCGAACGACTCGGGGAAGGGGCCGTGGTGGCGACGGGTGCTTCGGTACGACGCGGGCGCGACGGCACGACTGCGGGCCGTCGTCGACGAGCGTCAGCCTTAG
- a CDS encoding acyltransferase, producing the protein MTKRHVSLPTEAEDGVGEFIEHVDGRLASDEDTCRVVQDVLVDLFGDREAYERWQDGGDVSPAERVRLQGYDPCNATLESEYYAEKDEARFEESKYLQWLWRQFDATPMADNVEFALRFRRMLADHLFADCGDGCRFFKGITFTYGYNIAIGDNVVVHDDVHLDDRGRLTVGDRVSISDGVHVYSHDHDIVDQTDVRNYHTIVEDDARVTYDSMVSAGTRVGANAVVGARAVVQGDVPAHHIAVGMPAKSVRVKPGWESVAEPLDAGGENRTESRRIDYDLPDGLDVFDEFGRDRTPPE; encoded by the coding sequence ATGACGAAGCGCCACGTCTCGCTCCCTACGGAAGCCGAGGACGGCGTCGGGGAGTTCATCGAGCACGTCGACGGGCGGCTCGCCTCCGACGAGGACACGTGTCGGGTAGTACAGGACGTGCTGGTCGACCTGTTCGGGGACCGCGAGGCGTACGAGCGTTGGCAGGACGGCGGCGACGTGTCGCCCGCCGAGCGCGTTCGCCTGCAGGGATACGATCCCTGTAACGCCACGCTGGAGAGCGAGTACTACGCCGAAAAGGACGAGGCGCGCTTCGAGGAGTCGAAGTATCTCCAGTGGCTCTGGCGACAGTTCGACGCCACGCCCATGGCCGACAACGTCGAGTTCGCGCTCCGCTTCCGGCGGATGCTCGCCGACCACCTCTTCGCCGACTGTGGCGACGGGTGCCGCTTTTTCAAAGGCATCACCTTCACCTACGGGTACAACATCGCCATCGGCGACAACGTCGTCGTCCACGACGACGTCCACCTCGACGACAGAGGGCGGCTGACCGTCGGCGATCGCGTCTCCATCTCCGACGGCGTCCACGTCTACAGCCACGACCACGACATCGTCGACCAGACCGACGTCCGCAACTACCACACCATCGTCGAGGACGACGCCCGCGTCACGTACGACTCGATGGTCAGTGCGGGGACGCGCGTCGGGGCGAACGCCGTCGTCGGCGCCCGTGCCGTCGTGCAGGGCGACGTGCCGGCCCACCACATCGCGGTGGGGATGCCGGCAAAGAGCGTCCGGGTCAAGCCCGGCTGGGAGTCGGTGGCCGAACCGCTCGACGCCGGCGGCGAGAACCGGACGGAGTCCCGCCGGATCGACTACGACCTCCCCGATGGGCTCGACGTCTTCGACGAGTTCGGGCGGGATCGCACCCCCCCGGAGTAG
- a CDS encoding universal stress protein translates to MSEPAGSPGLLSRPLVPVASEDDAVETCRTAFPRIAAAGGRPVVVHVIEKAGGAPDKASVEQREAAAEEAFAAVRDRAADHGLDVETDIRYGTDVVDAILAAAADADASAIVFHPRGGSWLLDLLTGDVRDRLIEESDRPVVVLPDPEGDQ, encoded by the coding sequence GTGAGTGAGCCGGCTGGCTCGCCCGGACTCCTGTCGCGGCCGCTCGTACCGGTCGCGAGCGAGGACGACGCCGTCGAAACCTGTCGCACCGCGTTCCCGCGCATCGCCGCCGCGGGTGGTCGCCCGGTCGTCGTCCACGTCATCGAGAAGGCGGGGGGTGCTCCCGACAAGGCGTCGGTCGAACAGCGGGAGGCGGCGGCCGAGGAGGCGTTCGCCGCCGTCCGCGACCGTGCGGCCGACCACGGCCTCGACGTGGAGACCGACATCCGGTACGGGACGGACGTGGTCGACGCCATCCTCGCGGCGGCGGCCGACGCCGACGCGAGCGCCATCGTCTTCCACCCTCGGGGCGGCTCGTGGCTGCTCGACCTCCTGACCGGCGACGTGCGCGACAGGCTGATCGAGGAGAGCGACCGGCCGGTGGTCGTGTTGCCCGATCCGGAGGGCGACCAGTGA
- a CDS encoding site-2 protease family protein, translated as MNTLLWVLVGVLVYSLVAKALQIRGYLPSAVRLQGPIATIHTRRGRALLTRLARPKRLWRAYSNVGVGVALVIMAGMFALLLVQALTILRNPPAPSAVNQPQNFLVVPGVNDFLPLAVAPEIVFGLLVGLVVHEGGHGLLCRVEDIDIESMGVVLLAFIPIGAFVEPDEESQGSANRGARTRMFAAGVTNNFVLTAVAFALLFGPVIAAVGVAPGVAVDGAYEGSPASVEGIDHGDRITAVAGANVTTERDLNDALLAAEERTVAVEIDGERTVRVERSLTVVGSVGGNPANLTVEDDPIEVTAVNGTPVHTRGEFRAAVADGTFARIETTAGERTIPVGAYITGVAPDGPLANASAPTNATMIVTGIDGQRVTSSADLARVLDGYQEGDRVTVRAYVDGEFETYDVRLGENPRDGNGFVGVDIFPGTSGLLVTDFGVRSYPAGAYLELLGGSGGEGSATFSGLTDSAFALVYVALVLPLASIVLGIPNFPGFTPAVTNFYVVQGPLAPLGDGVFILANTLFWAAWVNLQLGLFNCIPGYPLDGGRILRMGAEAVVSRLPVSDSPRVVRTITTSIGLTMLASLVLMIFGPQLL; from the coding sequence ATGAACACGCTGCTGTGGGTGCTCGTCGGCGTCCTCGTCTACTCCCTCGTGGCGAAGGCCCTCCAGATTCGTGGCTATCTCCCCAGCGCGGTGCGATTACAGGGACCGATCGCGACGATCCACACCCGTCGCGGGCGCGCACTCCTCACCCGTCTCGCGCGGCCCAAGCGCCTCTGGCGCGCGTACAGCAACGTCGGCGTCGGCGTCGCCCTGGTCATCATGGCCGGAATGTTCGCCCTCCTGCTGGTCCAGGCGCTGACCATCCTCCGGAACCCGCCGGCGCCGTCGGCGGTCAACCAACCCCAGAACTTTCTCGTCGTCCCCGGCGTCAACGACTTCCTCCCGCTGGCCGTCGCGCCCGAAATCGTCTTCGGCCTGCTCGTCGGCCTCGTCGTCCACGAGGGCGGCCACGGGCTACTCTGTCGCGTCGAGGACATCGACATCGAGTCCATGGGCGTCGTCCTCCTGGCGTTCATTCCGATCGGGGCGTTCGTCGAACCCGACGAGGAGAGCCAGGGAAGCGCCAACCGCGGCGCCCGTACTCGGATGTTCGCGGCGGGCGTGACCAACAACTTCGTCCTCACGGCCGTCGCCTTCGCGCTCCTGTTCGGGCCGGTCATCGCCGCCGTCGGCGTCGCCCCCGGCGTCGCCGTCGACGGGGCGTACGAAGGCTCGCCCGCGTCCGTCGAGGGCATCGATCACGGCGACCGCATCACGGCCGTCGCGGGCGCCAACGTCACGACCGAACGCGACCTGAACGACGCCCTCCTCGCCGCGGAGGAACGGACCGTCGCCGTCGAAATCGACGGGGAACGGACGGTTCGGGTCGAACGCTCGCTCACGGTGGTCGGGAGCGTCGGCGGGAACCCCGCGAACCTGACCGTCGAGGACGACCCGATCGAGGTGACGGCGGTCAACGGCACGCCCGTCCACACGCGCGGCGAGTTCCGGGCGGCGGTGGCCGACGGGACGTTCGCCCGGATCGAGACGACGGCCGGCGAGCGCACGATTCCGGTGGGGGCGTACATCACGGGAGTCGCCCCCGACGGGCCGCTCGCCAACGCCAGCGCGCCGACCAACGCGACGATGATCGTCACGGGCATCGACGGCCAACGGGTCACGTCCTCCGCCGACCTGGCGCGGGTGCTCGACGGCTACCAGGAGGGTGATCGGGTCACCGTCCGCGCCTACGTCGACGGCGAGTTCGAAACCTACGACGTGCGCCTCGGCGAGAACCCGCGGGACGGCAACGGCTTCGTCGGCGTCGACATCTTCCCCGGCACGAGCGGCCTCCTGGTCACCGACTTCGGCGTGCGATCCTACCCCGCCGGCGCCTATCTCGAACTGCTCGGCGGATCGGGCGGCGAGGGGAGCGCGACTTTCTCCGGCCTGACCGATTCGGCGTTCGCGCTGGTCTACGTCGCGCTCGTCCTCCCGCTCGCGTCCATCGTCCTCGGCATTCCGAACTTCCCCGGGTTCACACCCGCCGTGACGAACTTCTACGTCGTGCAGGGACCGCTCGCCCCCCTCGGCGACGGCGTGTTCATCCTCGCGAACACGCTCTTCTGGGCGGCGTGGGTCAACCTCCAGCTAGGCCTGTTCAACTGCATCCCCGGTTACCCCCTCGACGGCGGGCGCATCCTGCGGATGGGCGCCGAGGCGGTGGTCTCCCGGCTCCCCGTCTCCGACTCCCCGCGGGTGGTGCGGACCATCACCACCAGCATCGGGCTGACGATGCTCGCGTCGCTGGTCCTGATGATCTTCGGGCCACAACTGCTGTAA
- a CDS encoding amino acid permease, which translates to MSGEELAKDLGPLAALTIGVGTMIGAGIFVLPRTAISQAGSFAVVAFVLGGAIALLTAFSASELGTAMPKSGGAYYYVNHALGPLFGSVAGWANWLGLAFASAFYMVGFGQYIQQIFGLTGTVGVGPVAVDPVKIIALVGAVLFIAINYVGAKETGRLQNVIVIVLVGILAVFTAYGALRADPANLPPAATFTDTMAVTGIIFVSYLGFVQITSVAEEIKNPGVNLPRAVIGSVLLVTVIYALVLVTMAAAVEQGFINALPTEQIAVVEVARLLLGPAGAIAMLLGGLLATASSANASILASSRINFAMGRDGIVSESLNEIHPRFATPYRAIAITGALIVLFIAAGTVETLAAMGSVLHLVIYALLNVALIVMREADPSDYDPDYTIPLYPVVPILGALTALGLIVFIAPLVIALSAVLVAGAIVWYFGYARARATKQGVLSEYVLDRAEEMPAAAVDAAASVQPDGGEYRVMVPLANPEHERDLIELASTVAKERGGTVVATHIITVPDQTALERAKGRSDEIDATSKHLLDRAREDAETFGVDVETHTVLSHRSYEEIFDSARTYDADLVVMGWTPGAHGAPGRVEGTVDELVHTLPCDMLVLKDRGFDPSRIVVPTAGGPDSELAAEVAALLRLTNDAEVQVLHVADDVAEGEAFLEGWAAEHGLAGAELVVRSGDVEEAIETEADDATMLIIGATERGLISRLVRGTLVLDVVDDVDCSVLLAERKRDRGLLERLFG; encoded by the coding sequence GTGAGCGGCGAGGAACTCGCCAAGGACCTCGGCCCGCTGGCCGCCCTCACCATCGGCGTCGGGACGATGATCGGCGCGGGCATCTTCGTGCTACCCCGGACGGCGATCAGCCAGGCCGGCTCCTTCGCCGTCGTCGCGTTCGTCCTCGGCGGCGCCATTGCGCTCCTGACAGCCTTCTCGGCCAGCGAACTCGGGACCGCGATGCCCAAATCCGGCGGGGCGTACTACTACGTCAACCACGCGCTCGGCCCCCTGTTCGGCTCCGTCGCGGGATGGGCCAACTGGCTCGGCCTCGCCTTCGCCTCCGCGTTCTACATGGTCGGCTTCGGCCAGTACATCCAGCAGATATTCGGGCTCACGGGCACCGTCGGCGTCGGCCCGGTCGCGGTCGACCCGGTGAAGATCATCGCCCTCGTCGGCGCCGTGTTGTTCATCGCGATCAACTACGTCGGCGCGAAGGAGACGGGGCGCCTCCAGAACGTCATCGTCATCGTCCTCGTGGGTATCCTCGCCGTCTTCACCGCCTACGGCGCGCTCCGGGCCGACCCGGCGAACCTGCCGCCGGCGGCGACGTTCACCGACACGATGGCCGTGACCGGCATCATCTTCGTCTCCTACCTCGGTTTCGTCCAGATCACGAGCGTCGCCGAGGAGATCAAGAACCCCGGGGTCAACCTGCCGCGGGCGGTCATCGGCAGCGTCCTCCTCGTGACGGTCATCTACGCGCTCGTGCTGGTGACGATGGCCGCCGCGGTGGAACAGGGGTTCATCAACGCCCTGCCGACCGAACAGATCGCCGTCGTCGAGGTGGCGCGGCTCCTTCTCGGTCCCGCCGGCGCCATCGCCATGCTGCTCGGGGGACTGTTGGCCACCGCCTCCAGCGCCAACGCCTCGATCCTCGCGTCCTCGCGCATCAACTTCGCGATGGGCCGGGACGGCATCGTCAGCGAGTCGCTGAACGAGATCCACCCCCGCTTCGCCACCCCGTACCGCGCCATCGCCATCACCGGCGCCCTGATCGTCCTCTTCATCGCCGCCGGGACCGTCGAGACGCTGGCGGCGATGGGCAGCGTCCTCCACCTGGTCATCTACGCCCTCCTCAACGTCGCCTTGATCGTGATGCGCGAAGCCGACCCCTCGGACTACGATCCGGACTACACGATTCCGCTCTACCCGGTCGTCCCGATCCTCGGCGCGCTCACGGCACTCGGGCTGATCGTCTTTATCGCGCCGCTGGTGATCGCGCTGAGCGCCGTCCTCGTCGCCGGCGCTATCGTCTGGTACTTCGGCTACGCCCGCGCCCGCGCCACGAAGCAGGGCGTGCTCTCCGAGTACGTCCTCGACCGCGCGGAGGAGATGCCCGCGGCCGCCGTCGACGCCGCGGCGAGTGTCCAGCCCGACGGCGGCGAGTATCGGGTGATGGTGCCGCTCGCCAACCCCGAACACGAGCGTGATCTGATCGAACTCGCGAGCACCGTCGCCAAGGAACGCGGTGGGACGGTCGTCGCAACCCACATCATCACCGTGCCGGACCAGACGGCGCTGGAGCGGGCGAAGGGCCGCTCCGACGAAATCGACGCAACCTCGAAACATCTCCTCGACCGGGCGCGCGAGGACGCCGAGACGTTCGGCGTCGACGTGGAGACCCACACCGTCCTCTCGCATCGCTCCTACGAGGAGATCTTCGACTCGGCGCGAACCTACGACGCCGACCTCGTGGTGATGGGGTGGACCCCCGGCGCCCACGGCGCACCCGGCCGCGTCGAGGGGACGGTGGACGAACTCGTCCACACCCTCCCCTGTGACATGCTGGTGTTGAAAGACCGGGGGTTCGACCCCTCGCGGATCGTCGTCCCCACCGCCGGCGGCCCCGACTCCGAACTCGCCGCGGAGGTGGCGGCGCTCCTCCGTCTCACCAACGACGCCGAGGTGCAGGTCCTCCACGTCGCCGACGACGTGGCCGAAGGCGAAGCGTTCCTCGAAGGATGGGCGGCGGAACACGGGTTAGCGGGTGCCGAACTCGTCGTCCGCTCCGGGGACGTGGAGGAAGCCATCGAGACGGAGGCCGACGACGCGACGATGCTCATCATCGGCGCGACGGAACGCGGCCTCATCTCCCGGCTGGTCCGCGGGACGCTCGTCCTCGACGTGGTGGACGACGTGGACTGTTCGGTCCTGCTGGCCGAGCGGAAACGGGATCGGGGGCTGCTCGAACGCCTGTTCGGCTAA
- a CDS encoding outer membrane protein assembly factor BamB family protein, which translates to MAAGLTGTTGCLRLQSDGESTPRESAAPRESSTPSETPSDGTSTNGGANETTLTETWTDENGVDNIWTREGTFYYNDYNYAAEASHDDGVRWSAETTRDGVDGNLGADAFAADDSYVVFGVTPDEEHEDEGAHFHAYRRYDGERMWVAAAPSDGTHNLAAGATMVDDTAVLAVSDYGEGDERDPLVYGVDIETGGTRWQADETVFPPSYIRYVDSYDGEVYVGLQEIVQTLAGDTGEAIETHDWYAGTYRLESLAQIHGNTLFTAWIDTLDAHPVGNNGVSWSNADLGRVYTTPVIDNSLVVVGTGEGNVYAFERQSGEIRWEASITNAVAAMETTGSHVWVGDTDIGLTAYDRETGSLVHRSTKPVNGDDIAVADGILLLGGDTATAYTID; encoded by the coding sequence ATGGCTGCTGGACTCACCGGGACGACGGGCTGTCTCCGACTGCAAAGTGACGGGGAGTCGACGCCGCGGGAATCGGCGGCACCTCGAGAATCGTCGACTCCGAGTGAGACTCCGTCGGACGGAACTTCGACGAACGGCGGGGCGAACGAGACAACGCTGACCGAGACGTGGACCGACGAGAATGGTGTCGACAACATCTGGACGAGGGAGGGGACGTTCTACTACAACGACTACAACTATGCCGCCGAGGCTTCCCACGACGACGGCGTGAGGTGGTCGGCCGAGACGACACGTGACGGCGTGGATGGGAATCTCGGTGCCGACGCGTTCGCAGCCGACGACAGTTACGTCGTGTTCGGGGTTACTCCGGACGAGGAACACGAAGACGAGGGCGCTCACTTCCACGCGTATCGGCGGTATGATGGCGAACGGATGTGGGTAGCCGCCGCTCCATCGGACGGAACGCACAACCTGGCCGCCGGTGCGACGATGGTGGACGACACCGCGGTTCTGGCTGTCTCGGACTACGGGGAAGGGGACGAGCGGGATCCGCTCGTCTACGGCGTCGACATCGAAACGGGAGGGACGAGGTGGCAAGCGGACGAGACGGTGTTTCCACCCTCGTACATCAGATACGTCGACAGTTACGACGGTGAGGTCTATGTCGGACTGCAAGAGATCGTACAGACACTTGCCGGCGACACCGGGGAAGCGATCGAGACCCACGACTGGTACGCCGGTACGTACAGACTCGAATCGCTGGCCCAGATACACGGGAACACGCTGTTTACCGCGTGGATAGACACGCTCGACGCGCATCCGGTCGGGAATAACGGTGTCTCTTGGTCGAACGCCGACCTCGGTCGTGTATACACGACCCCCGTCATCGACAACTCGTTAGTCGTCGTCGGAACGGGAGAGGGGAACGTGTACGCGTTCGAGCGCCAGTCCGGTGAGATACGGTGGGAGGCCAGCATCACGAACGCCGTAGCTGCGATGGAGACGACCGGTTCACACGTCTGGGTCGGCGATACGGACATTGGACTGACTGCCTACGATCGGGAAACCGGATCGCTGGTGCATCGGTCGACGAAACCCGTCAACGGCGACGACATCGCCGTCGCGGACGGAATACTACTGCTCGGTGGGGATACTGCCACGGCATATACGATCGACTGA